A portion of the Thunnus albacares chromosome 23, fThuAlb1.1, whole genome shotgun sequence genome contains these proteins:
- the ube2h gene encoding ubiquitin-conjugating enzyme E2 H — MSSPSPGKRRMDTDVVKLIESKHEVTILSGLNEFVVKFFGPQGTPYEGGVWKVRVDLPDKYPFKSPSIGFMNKIFHPNIDEASGTVCLDVINQTWTALYDLTNIFESFLPQLLAYPNPIDPLNGDAAAMYLHRPEEYKQKIKEYIQKYATEEALKEQEEGAGDSSSESSMSDFSEDEAQDMEL; from the exons CATCGAGAGCAAACATGAAGTCACCATCCTCAGCGGACTCAATGAATTTGTAGTGAAGTTTTTCGGACCACAAGGAA CGCCGTACGAGGGAGGCGTGTGGAAGGTGCGAGTAGATCTTCCTGACAAATACCCTTTCAAATCGCCATCAATAG GATTCATGAACAAGATTTTTCATCCCAACATTGATGAAGC GTCAGGAACAGTGTGCTTAGATGTCATCAACCAGACATGGACAGCCCTTTATG ATCTGACCAACATCTTTGAGTCGTTCCTGCCGCAGCTGCTGGCTTACCCAAACCCCATTGACCCTTTGAATGGAGACGCAGCTGCCATGTACCTTCACCGGCCAGAGGAGTACAAGCAGAAAATCAAAg AGTACATCCAGAAATATGCAACAGAGGAGGCTctgaaggagcaggaggagggggcTGGTGACTCTTCATCTGAAAGCTCCATGTCTGATTTCTCAGAAGACGAGGCCCAGGACATGGAGTTGTAG